A region of Micromonospora sp. WMMD882 DNA encodes the following proteins:
- a CDS encoding response regulator transcription factor encodes MATVLLVEDDHVVRGAMLRSLTDRGHAVHAVGTALEALRRVAAETPDLVVLDLGLPDLDGSDALRMLRGITDVPIIIATARDDEQSVVKLLRAGADDYMVKPFTGAHLDARITTVLRRAGRASRSVQPVVHTVGGLRVDVGERSAHLDGEPLALTRKEFDLLAYLAARPGRVVSRRELLEEVWRQPSVGEDQTIDVHLYWLRRKMGESAAKPRYLRTVRGVGFRLVAPD; translated from the coding sequence GTGGCCACCGTGCTCCTGGTCGAAGACGACCACGTCGTCCGCGGCGCGATGCTGCGCTCCCTGACCGACCGGGGGCACGCCGTGCACGCGGTCGGCACGGCCCTGGAGGCGTTGCGGCGGGTCGCCGCGGAGACCCCCGACCTGGTCGTGCTCGACCTCGGCCTGCCCGACCTGGACGGCTCGGACGCGCTGCGCATGCTGCGCGGCATCACCGACGTCCCGATCATCATCGCCACCGCCCGCGACGACGAGCAGTCCGTGGTCAAGCTGCTACGGGCCGGCGCGGACGACTACATGGTCAAGCCGTTCACCGGCGCGCACCTCGACGCGCGGATCACCACGGTGCTGCGCCGCGCCGGCCGGGCCAGCCGCAGCGTCCAGCCGGTCGTGCACACCGTGGGCGGACTGCGGGTGGACGTGGGTGAGCGCAGCGCCCACCTCGACGGCGAGCCGCTGGCGTTGACCCGCAAGGAGTTCGACCTGCTGGCCTATCTGGCGGCCCGGCCCGGGCGGGTAGTGTCCCGGCGGGAGCTCCTGGAGGAAGTATGGCGTCAGCCGTCGGTCGGCGAGGATCAGACCATCGACGTGCACCTGTACTGGCTACGCCGCAAAATGGGCGAGTCCGCGGCGAAGCCGCGCTACCTGCGCACCGTGCGGGGGGTGGGGTTCCGGCTGGTGGCCCCGGACTGA
- a CDS encoding adenosine deaminase: protein MTDLSAFIAGLPKVELHVHHVGSASPRIVAELAARHEGRSPVPTDPAALAAYFEFRDFAHFIEVYLSVVDLIRDDTDVWLLTHEVARELARQQVRYAELTITPYSHVRRGIPAPAFCEAIEDARKRARADFGVELAWCFDIPGEAGLPAAEETLRIALGERPDGLVSFGLGGPEIGVPRPQFKPYFDRARAAGLRSVPHAGETTGPQTIWDALRDLGAERIGHGTSAAQDPELLAHLAERRIPLEVCPTSNLRTRAVTSLAEHPLRQFVDAGVPVTINSDDPPMFGTTLDGEYAVAAGLLDLDAAGVADLARAGVRAAFLAEPEKRRLVAEIDAYLTAATR, encoded by the coding sequence GTGACCGACCTGTCCGCCTTCATCGCCGGTCTGCCCAAGGTGGAGCTGCACGTGCACCACGTGGGCTCCGCCTCCCCCCGGATCGTCGCCGAGCTGGCCGCCCGGCACGAGGGCCGCAGCCCGGTGCCGACCGACCCGGCGGCGCTCGCGGCGTACTTCGAGTTCCGCGACTTCGCCCACTTCATCGAGGTCTACCTCAGCGTCGTGGACCTGATCCGGGACGACACCGACGTCTGGCTCCTCACCCACGAGGTGGCCCGGGAGCTCGCCCGCCAGCAGGTCCGGTACGCCGAGCTGACCATCACCCCGTACTCGCACGTGCGGCGGGGCATCCCGGCCCCGGCGTTCTGCGAGGCGATCGAGGACGCCCGCAAGCGGGCCCGGGCGGACTTCGGCGTCGAGCTGGCCTGGTGCTTCGACATCCCCGGGGAGGCCGGGCTGCCCGCCGCCGAGGAGACCCTGCGGATCGCCCTGGGGGAACGGCCGGACGGGCTGGTCAGCTTCGGTCTCGGTGGCCCCGAGATCGGGGTGCCCCGGCCGCAGTTCAAGCCGTACTTCGACCGGGCCCGGGCGGCCGGGCTGCGCTCCGTGCCGCACGCCGGCGAGACCACCGGCCCGCAGACCATCTGGGACGCGCTGCGTGACCTGGGCGCCGAACGGATCGGGCACGGCACCTCCGCCGCGCAGGACCCGGAGCTGCTCGCCCATCTCGCCGAGCGGCGCATCCCGCTGGAGGTCTGCCCCACCTCCAACCTGCGGACCCGGGCGGTGACCAGCCTCGCGGAGCACCCGCTGCGGCAGTTCGTCGACGCGGGGGTGCCGGTCACCATCAACTCCGACGACCCGCCGATGTTCGGCACCACGCTGGACGGCGAGTACGCCGTCGCCGCCGGCCTGCTCGACCTGGACGCGGCCGGGGTCGCCGACCTGGCCCGGGCGGGAGTGCGCGCCGCCTTCCTGGCCGAGCCGGAGAAGCGGCGACTCGTGGCCGAGATCGACGCCTACCTGACCGCCGCGACGCGCTGA
- a CDS encoding HAMP domain-containing sensor histidine kinase: MTALVAAAFLVPLGSTLNDQARDEALADAARRAALVTGTLAVSTDVAVVGRAVEATGGDPATRPVVHGLGGDPGGRAAQADVARAGAERRSLVVEVPDGLARLDPVVLGDQVAVVEVFVPTAGTGGGPRTWLLLGGVAVALVAASVIVVDRVAARAADAARGLVRAALAVGDGDLEVRVEPTGPRELAEVGYAFNRMADRLVVSRTDERELVADLSHRLRTPLTVLRLDAESLDSDDTSVGSFSEDELDRRRSIRRIRQAIATLEGEVDVLIKTTRKAVAQDTGPAMCDVSEVVRDRMVFWAALAGDQHRPHRVLGAHVRIPVPVPRAELAAALDAVIGNVFRYTPQGTAFEVAVSRRDGYVAVRIDDAGPGIANPDRALRRGASDQGSTGLGLDIARRVALQANGSVSIDRAGLGGASVVMLLADPEATPRQVNRFGLVGRLARERDAGSRRPWYRPRPEGD, encoded by the coding sequence ATGACCGCCCTGGTGGCGGCGGCGTTCCTGGTGCCCCTCGGGTCGACCCTGAACGACCAGGCCCGGGACGAGGCGCTGGCCGACGCGGCCCGGCGGGCCGCCCTGGTCACCGGCACCCTCGCGGTGAGCACCGACGTGGCGGTGGTCGGCCGGGCGGTGGAGGCCACCGGCGGCGACCCGGCGACCCGTCCGGTCGTACACGGGCTCGGGGGTGATCCGGGCGGGCGGGCCGCGCAGGCGGACGTGGCCCGGGCCGGCGCCGAACGCCGGTCGCTGGTGGTCGAGGTGCCCGACGGGCTGGCCCGGCTCGACCCGGTGGTCCTGGGTGACCAGGTCGCGGTGGTCGAGGTGTTCGTGCCGACGGCCGGCACCGGCGGTGGCCCGCGTACCTGGCTGCTGCTCGGCGGGGTGGCCGTGGCGCTGGTGGCCGCCTCGGTGATCGTGGTCGACCGGGTCGCGGCCCGCGCGGCCGACGCGGCCCGCGGGCTGGTCCGGGCGGCGCTCGCGGTCGGCGACGGCGACCTGGAGGTACGCGTCGAGCCCACCGGCCCACGGGAGCTGGCCGAGGTCGGGTACGCCTTCAACCGGATGGCGGACCGGCTGGTCGTCTCCCGTACCGACGAACGGGAGCTGGTCGCCGACCTGTCGCACCGGTTGCGCACCCCGCTGACCGTGCTGCGGCTGGACGCCGAGTCCCTGGACTCCGACGACACCAGCGTCGGCTCGTTCAGCGAGGACGAGCTGGACCGGCGCCGGAGCATCCGGCGGATCAGGCAGGCCATCGCCACCCTGGAGGGCGAGGTCGACGTGCTGATCAAGACCACCCGCAAGGCGGTCGCCCAGGACACCGGCCCGGCGATGTGCGACGTGAGCGAGGTGGTGCGGGACCGGATGGTGTTCTGGGCGGCGCTCGCCGGCGACCAGCACCGGCCGCACCGGGTGCTCGGGGCGCACGTACGGATTCCGGTGCCGGTCCCCCGGGCCGAGTTGGCGGCGGCGCTGGACGCGGTGATCGGCAACGTGTTCCGCTACACCCCGCAGGGCACCGCGTTCGAGGTGGCGGTCTCCCGGCGCGACGGGTACGTGGCGGTCCGGATCGACGACGCCGGGCCGGGCATCGCCAACCCGGACCGGGCGTTGCGTCGGGGCGCCAGCGACCAGGGCTCCACCGGCCTCGGGCTGGACATCGCCCGCCGGGTCGCGCTCCAGGCCAACGGCTCGGTGAGCATCGACCGGGCCGGGCTGGGCGGGGCCAGCGTGGTGATGCTGCTGGCCGACCCGGAGGCGACACCCCGCCAGGTCAACCGGTTCGGGCTGGTCGGCCGGCTGGCCCGGGAACGGGACGCCGGGAGCCGTCGCCCGTGGTACCGCCCCCGCCCGGAGGGGGACTGA